In a genomic window of Balnearium lithotrophicum:
- a CDS encoding BamA/TamA family outer membrane protein: protein MVSFLLLGKPVNKSDIENAKYILFLKIRSLGYSKPDISYAVKKTECGYVVLFTVKNLILYRISKIELNFNGDTSIKSEVENEIRELTGETPEYSFLSKLKEKIVDLMLNRGYYNGRVNLRLEPIEGNRGLVKLLISVQTGKKYIVKFDGNRHFSEKKLSKLLTFRRAAAVDPFEIENSVRNIKTFYQNNGFPFVSVKATTRAVDGEEIVEFKIYEGPEVFFKEFKFLGIDENLVDRRKIEKLTGKPFSQRDVNSIKLELVSNLKRKGYLSAKVNVSVSKEGTVKFIVEKGPIYRIVSLKVEGDTLNCFKEIKLPTVYSDRVLEDILNKISDCYGFKGFPDVKVIYRKKELRRRGNEVLMGVFIRIFPGKEYRFGYVIFQGLKRTKLKYIKNLVLIKPSQIYSKEKVTKQYSLLMDSRLFSKIDIKEFKTDSAISEIITLQEGSLLKTKGFVGYGTDSGIVTNGFLSSTSPFGYGLKYFLFGKYRQKEGYDAVFKVMKPQFPFRKWDTSYSIVKKEQIYESFKTDKTTYNFELLRRKSKSFFQTFRIEVSRERISNTSIRAKSSFLKRSFVYSQTYDRRDNKSNPKRGFLSFLNLSLSGFLLGGDTDYVMAEEKFLYLFPIGEEIFVVRLNGGIINSIGGKPVPVQDRFFLGGAESIRGYKYGTVSPTDEKGNYIGGKAYGLFSLEVRRSLTKNLEGALFYDSGRVFREPSRFKLSNWYSSVGFGIRYLTPVGPLRFDYGYKLKKVPGQGRGRFHISFGFPF, encoded by the coding sequence GTGGTCTCCTTCTTGCTTCTTGGAAAACCTGTAAACAAGAGCGATATAGAAAATGCCAAGTACATACTCTTTTTGAAGATTCGCTCACTGGGATACTCGAAACCCGATATCAGTTATGCTGTAAAAAAAACAGAGTGCGGTTATGTGGTTCTGTTCACTGTCAAGAATTTAATTCTCTACAGAATATCAAAGATAGAACTGAATTTTAATGGTGATACATCCATCAAATCAGAGGTAGAGAATGAGATTAGGGAGCTTACAGGAGAAACTCCTGAGTACTCCTTTCTATCTAAACTTAAGGAAAAAATCGTTGATTTAATGCTGAATAGAGGGTACTACAATGGAAGGGTTAATCTAAGACTTGAGCCGATTGAAGGAAATAGAGGTTTGGTGAAACTCTTAATCTCTGTTCAGACTGGGAAAAAGTACATTGTAAAATTTGATGGAAACAGGCACTTTTCAGAAAAAAAACTCTCAAAACTGTTAACTTTTCGTAGAGCAGCTGCTGTTGACCCATTTGAGATTGAAAACTCTGTAAGGAACATAAAAACTTTCTACCAAAATAACGGGTTCCCTTTTGTATCTGTAAAGGCAACTACGAGGGCAGTTGATGGTGAGGAAATTGTTGAATTTAAAATATACGAAGGACCAGAAGTTTTCTTTAAGGAGTTTAAATTCCTGGGAATCGATGAAAATTTGGTTGATAGAAGAAAAATAGAGAAGCTAACAGGAAAACCTTTCTCTCAAAGGGATGTTAATTCTATAAAATTGGAACTCGTTAGCAATCTAAAGAGGAAAGGTTACCTATCTGCTAAGGTCAATGTTTCTGTTTCTAAAGAAGGAACTGTTAAGTTTATAGTGGAAAAGGGGCCAATTTACAGAATCGTTTCACTAAAGGTTGAAGGAGACACACTCAACTGCTTCAAGGAAATAAAACTTCCCACTGTCTACAGTGATAGAGTTTTAGAAGATATCTTAAACAAAATTTCCGACTGCTATGGATTTAAGGGATTTCCCGATGTTAAAGTTATTTACAGAAAGAAGGAGTTAAGAAGGAGGGGAAATGAGGTTTTAATGGGGGTCTTTATTAGAATTTTTCCTGGAAAGGAGTATAGATTTGGATACGTAATCTTTCAGGGCCTTAAAAGAACAAAATTAAAGTACATAAAGAACCTTGTATTGATTAAACCATCCCAAATTTACTCAAAAGAGAAAGTAACGAAACAGTACTCCCTTTTAATGGACAGCAGGCTCTTTTCCAAGATAGACATTAAGGAATTCAAGACAGATTCTGCAATCTCTGAGATTATAACTCTCCAAGAGGGAAGTCTTTTAAAAACTAAGGGGTTTGTAGGATACGGAACGGATTCTGGAATAGTTACAAATGGTTTCTTAAGCTCTACATCCCCCTTTGGTTATGGTCTGAAGTACTTCCTCTTTGGAAAGTACAGACAGAAAGAGGGCTACGATGCCGTTTTTAAAGTGATGAAACCTCAATTCCCCTTCAGGAAATGGGACACTTCCTACTCCATAGTCAAGAAGGAGCAGATATACGAGAGTTTTAAGACTGACAAAACTACTTACAACTTTGAACTTTTAAGGAGAAAGAGTAAATCCTTCTTTCAAACCTTTAGGATTGAAGTTTCAAGGGAGAGAATTAGTAACACCTCAATAAGGGCTAAAAGTTCCTTTTTAAAGAGAAGCTTTGTCTATTCTCAGACTTACGACAGGAGGGATAACAAATCAAACCCTAAAAGGGGTTTCCTTTCATTTTTAAATCTCTCCCTATCAGGATTTCTCTTAGGAGGTGATACAGACTACGTTATGGCAGAGGAAAAGTTTCTCTACCTCTTTCCCATTGGAGAGGAAATATTTGTAGTAAGGTTAAATGGAGGTATTATTAACTCCATAGGGGGAAAGCCAGTTCCCGTTCAGGACCGGTTCTTTTTAGGTGGTGCAGAGAGCATTAGGGGATACAAGTACGGAACAGTATCACCTACGGATGAGAAGGGCAACTACATAGGCGGTAAAGCTTACGGACTTTTTAGTTTAGAGGTTAGAAGAAGTCTAACCAAGAATTTGGAGGGAGCTCTCTTCTACGATTCAGGAAGGGTATTTAGAGAACCTTCCCGGTTTAAACTTTCCAACTGGTACTCATCTGTAGGTTTTGGAATTCGTTACCTTACTCCAGTTGGGCCTTTAAGGTTTGATTACGGTTACAAGCTTAAGAAAGTTCCCGGTCAGGGAAGGGGTAGATTTCACATATCCTTCGGCTTTCCCTTCTAA
- a CDS encoding AAA family ATPase — protein MIRLRNLRLKNFLSHVQTEINFNDETYVVLGENASGKTSILRGIFFGLFGEDLRKSRLEKLINRRSNSGEIELTFIHRGNEYTVLREFSVRRNTATLFKNGKLEATGVNQVKEVVRNSLGLMPEIFKNTVFVPQGEIVGLLKGSPLDRRKVLNRLLGLEEYEKKHEMIKKERKEIEGFKKHLEASIVGVEKEKEEGKKLEKRIEVLNERIGTLSDEVKNEKGEVERIQKELEKLEEKKNVYTQISTELSSVQLNIGKINEKIKKLNEKLKELKEKKGNILKLRDEIRPLKGAEELSEVVQELKLLTKEHENLRKTLDEKSKLLSEKERIKENLPKLEAELNNLIRKEEELIKNKELLVEKFNDLNRLKDEFTKVTSEIEMKKAQLLKLREEIPEVDLSEFEKLRFNFEEKLSKLKDLQEKLNLIRKEKEELSDRVKLLQKGNSKCPVCNGDLTEEKRLNLIEESKNRLIKVSNEEEKLLNEIEKLNGEIKSLEKEVKLKENLIVKKETLESEIREIEKEIEVLSGKIPKFNQDEIKQLEISISDLEKSRLEVLKRKTELSQEIKSLREFIERQPKEQVLQLKKKLNELEGEISKLKQRAKELKEKYEIPVSNGKELSEFLRKLKEKENLLKRLEGEVSSEGDLRKELSELEEELLRLRERESSLRRRLEELSFEEGLYRAFKKSSKELISQFQKKKEELSKLIGEKAGLEESLKRLKRRIEEGERIKENFLKVRQAVNLLSEVERSMHPGEGFLKFVRTMLLPQIAYYCKEFFSIFDFEFGDLYIDENLTVTFGIPGQGTMSLDELSGGQQVAFALALRFAMARNFSQRMELLILDEPTVHLDAQRRMGLTELLTALKTKLPQMLIVTHDPELEVVGDRVIRVRNHGGSSFVEVGS, from the coding sequence ATGATAAGACTGAGGAACTTAAGGTTAAAGAACTTCCTTTCCCACGTTCAGACAGAAATAAACTTCAACGACGAGACCTACGTTGTATTGGGAGAGAATGCCTCGGGAAAGACTTCTATCTTAAGGGGAATATTCTTTGGTCTTTTTGGTGAGGATTTGAGAAAGAGTAGGTTGGAAAAGCTCATAAACAGAAGGTCAAACAGTGGGGAGATTGAGCTGACATTTATCCACAGGGGCAACGAGTATACAGTTTTGAGGGAATTTTCTGTAAGGAGAAATACTGCAACTCTGTTTAAAAACGGAAAGCTTGAGGCAACCGGAGTGAATCAGGTTAAGGAAGTAGTCAGAAATTCACTGGGTTTGATGCCTGAAATATTCAAGAACACAGTTTTTGTTCCTCAGGGAGAAATAGTTGGGCTTTTAAAGGGAAGTCCTTTGGACAGGAGAAAAGTTCTAAATAGGCTTTTGGGGCTTGAGGAGTACGAAAAGAAACATGAGATGATAAAGAAGGAGAGGAAGGAAATTGAGGGCTTTAAGAAGCACTTAGAGGCTTCAATTGTTGGAGTGGAGAAGGAAAAGGAGGAAGGAAAAAAGTTAGAAAAGAGGATAGAAGTTTTAAACGAGAGAATAGGGACACTATCAGATGAAGTCAAAAATGAAAAGGGTGAAGTGGAGAGGATTCAAAAGGAGTTGGAAAAGTTAGAGGAGAAGAAGAATGTTTACACTCAAATCTCAACAGAATTAAGTAGTGTCCAATTAAATATTGGAAAAATCAATGAGAAAATAAAGAAGTTAAATGAAAAACTTAAGGAATTAAAAGAAAAGAAAGGAAATATTTTGAAACTTAGAGATGAGATTAGACCTCTAAAGGGAGCTGAAGAGTTAAGTGAAGTCGTTCAAGAGTTAAAGCTTTTAACTAAGGAGCATGAAAATCTGAGGAAAACTTTAGATGAAAAAAGCAAATTGTTAAGTGAAAAGGAAAGGATAAAGGAAAATTTACCAAAGTTGGAAGCTGAATTAAATAACTTAATCAGGAAAGAAGAAGAGCTAATAAAAAATAAAGAATTATTGGTAGAAAAATTTAACGATTTAAACAGGCTGAAGGATGAATTTACAAAAGTAACATCCGAAATTGAAATGAAAAAAGCCCAACTCTTAAAGCTCAGGGAAGAGATTCCAGAGGTGGACCTAAGTGAATTTGAGAAATTGAGATTCAACTTTGAGGAAAAACTCAGTAAGCTTAAGGATTTACAGGAAAAACTGAATTTAATAAGGAAGGAGAAAGAGGAACTCTCTGATAGAGTTAAACTACTGCAGAAAGGAAACTCTAAGTGCCCCGTTTGTAACGGAGATTTGACTGAGGAGAAGAGGTTAAATCTGATAGAGGAATCTAAAAATAGGTTAATCAAGGTCAGTAATGAGGAGGAGAAACTTTTAAATGAAATTGAGAAGCTGAATGGTGAAATCAAAAGTCTGGAAAAGGAAGTTAAGTTAAAGGAAAACTTAATCGTTAAAAAAGAAACTTTAGAATCTGAAATTAGAGAAATTGAAAAAGAGATAGAGGTACTATCGGGGAAAATCCCTAAGTTTAATCAGGATGAGATTAAGCAGTTAGAAATTTCAATTTCGGATTTGGAAAAATCAAGATTGGAAGTTTTAAAGAGAAAAACAGAGCTATCCCAAGAAATTAAGAGTTTAAGGGAATTTATTGAGAGACAACCTAAGGAGCAAGTTCTCCAACTAAAGAAAAAGCTCAATGAGCTTGAAGGGGAAATTTCCAAACTGAAGCAAAGGGCAAAGGAATTAAAGGAGAAGTACGAAATTCCAGTTTCAAACGGTAAGGAACTTTCAGAGTTCTTGAGAAAACTAAAGGAGAAGGAGAACCTCCTTAAGAGGTTAGAGGGTGAAGTTAGCTCAGAGGGGGATTTAAGGAAGGAACTTTCAGAACTTGAAGAGGAGTTGTTGAGACTTCGGGAAAGGGAATCCTCCCTCAGGAGGAGGTTGGAGGAACTTTCATTCGAAGAGGGACTCTACAGAGCATTTAAGAAGAGCTCCAAAGAGTTAATATCCCAGTTTCAGAAGAAGAAGGAGGAGCTGAGTAAATTAATTGGAGAAAAGGCCGGTTTGGAGGAAAGCCTTAAGAGGTTAAAGAGGAGAATTGAGGAGGGGGAAAGGATAAAAGAAAACTTTTTAAAAGTTCGTCAGGCTGTGAACCTTCTTTCAGAGGTAGAAAGGAGTATGCACCCGGGGGAGGGATTTTTAAAGTTTGTAAGAACGATGCTGCTTCCCCAAATAGCATACTACTGTAAGGAGTTCTTCTCCATTTTTGATTTTGAGTTTGGAGACCTCTACATAGATGAGAACCTTACAGTAACTTTCGGAATTCCCGGTCAGGGAACGATGAGCTTGGATGAGCTTTCTGGAGGACAACAGGTTGCATTTGCCCTTGCTCTGCGATTTGCAATGGCAAGGAACTTTTCTCAGAGGATGGAGCTCCTAATTTTGGACGAGCCGACCGTTCATTTGGATGCCCAGAGGAGAATGGGGCTCACAGAACTCCTTACAGCTTTAAAGACCAAACTTCCTCAGATGCTCATTGTTACCCACGACCCTGAACTTGAGGTTGTGGGAGATAGGGTAATCAGGGTAAGGAACCACGGAGGGAGCTCCTTTGTTGAAGTTGGAAGTTAA
- a CDS encoding sodium-dependent transporter, with protein sequence MESREHWSSRIGLILAMAGNAVGLGNFLRFPTQAAQNGGGAFMIPYMIAMLLIAIPLMWTEWAIGRYGGAKGHGTTPAIFRLLWKNPISKYIGVLGLFVPFVVLCYYIYIESWTLGYSFYALLGLLPHPDPSLTQSEFLKPFENLLREYTKPSVTAYIFFLITVAFNGFILYRGISGGIEKFAKIAMPTLFILALFLMVRVILIETPHGTAVQGLDFLWHPNLSELSNPKVWLAAAGQVFFTLSLGFGAIITYASYIKKDDDIVASGLSAASLNELAEVILGGSIAIPAAVAFFGVINATSVASSGAFNLAFVTLPALFSQLTGGDILGFFWFFLLFFAGATSSVAITMPIVAFLEDEFGLSRKIAVTVTVIFTFLVAQIPIFMPKALDEMDFWAGTFFVVLFALLEVVVFFWLFGGERAWEEINRGALFKVPKLFYYILKYVTPLSLFAILSAWTLSQLPQKLVTGDFQVWAARFVMIFILALQAFMVYLADRRRRNEG encoded by the coding sequence ATGGAATCAAGGGAACACTGGAGCTCCCGGATAGGCCTAATCCTTGCTATGGCTGGAAATGCAGTAGGCCTTGGGAACTTCCTCAGATTTCCTACTCAGGCAGCCCAAAACGGCGGTGGAGCCTTTATGATACCTTACATGATTGCCATGCTTTTAATAGCAATACCCTTAATGTGGACCGAGTGGGCAATAGGTAGGTACGGAGGAGCAAAGGGGCATGGAACGACCCCTGCAATCTTTCGGCTACTCTGGAAGAATCCGATTTCAAAGTACATAGGCGTTTTGGGTCTATTTGTTCCCTTTGTTGTCCTCTGCTACTACATATACATTGAATCCTGGACTTTAGGATACTCTTTCTATGCCCTTTTGGGACTTCTCCCCCACCCAGACCCAAGTCTGACACAGAGCGAATTTCTAAAGCCATTTGAAAACCTATTAAGGGAGTACACAAAACCGTCGGTCACAGCTTACATATTTTTTCTTATTACAGTTGCTTTTAACGGATTCATTCTCTACAGGGGAATCAGTGGAGGTATTGAAAAGTTTGCAAAAATAGCAATGCCTACGCTCTTTATACTGGCTCTGTTTTTAATGGTTAGGGTAATTCTAATAGAGACACCTCACGGAACAGCTGTTCAAGGATTGGACTTCCTATGGCATCCTAATCTGTCGGAGCTCTCAAACCCAAAGGTTTGGCTTGCAGCAGCAGGACAGGTATTCTTTACGTTGAGTTTAGGATTTGGAGCAATAATTACCTATGCTTCATACATAAAAAAGGACGATGATATAGTGGCCTCAGGGCTCTCTGCAGCTTCCCTCAACGAGCTTGCCGAGGTTATTTTAGGGGGGTCGATAGCAATTCCTGCAGCTGTTGCATTCTTCGGTGTAATTAATGCAACGTCGGTTGCAAGTAGTGGTGCCTTCAACCTTGCCTTTGTAACGCTCCCTGCACTCTTTTCTCAACTGACGGGAGGAGATATATTAGGATTCTTCTGGTTCTTTTTGCTGTTTTTTGCAGGAGCTACATCCTCTGTTGCCATAACGATGCCCATAGTTGCCTTTTTAGAGGACGAGTTTGGTCTATCGAGGAAGATTGCCGTAACTGTAACTGTAATTTTCACCTTTTTGGTGGCTCAGATACCAATTTTTATGCCAAAGGCCCTTGATGAGATGGACTTCTGGGCAGGAACGTTCTTTGTAGTTCTCTTTGCACTCCTTGAGGTTGTTGTTTTCTTTTGGCTCTTTGGAGGAGAGAGGGCATGGGAGGAGATTAACAGGGGAGCTCTCTTCAAAGTTCCTAAACTTTTCTATTACATCCTAAAGTACGTGACTCCCCTTTCTCTCTTTGCAATCCTTTCAGCCTGGACCTTAAGCCAGCTTCCTCAGAAATTAGTTACTGGTGATTTTCAGGTATGGGCAGCCCGCTTTGTAATGATTTTCATCCTTGCCCTTCAGGCTTTTATGGTTTACTTAGCAGATAGGAGGAGGAGAAATGAAGGGTAG
- a CDS encoding PhoH family protein has product MIKVILELEPEDFYTIVGHHEENLKKLAEILNVRLGSRGNEIMINGSSEGEEKARKFLKDLEGLVKSGHKLTKSDVDMYITQLSARKEPRIKESAGEVIVTTYRGKRIVAKTPTQRRYYEAIKNNDIVFGVGPAGTGKTYLAVAMAVSYFKKGLINRLILTRPAVEAGEKLGFLPGTLQEKIDPYLKPLYDALFEMIEPEKVNSYLERNIFEIAPLAYMRGRTLNDAFIILDEAQNTTREQMKMFLTRLGFGSKVVITGDVTQIDLPSNKTSGLVEATRILRGIKGIEIVEFSREDVVRHRLVQEIIKAYEEFESRKEE; this is encoded by the coding sequence TTGATAAAGGTCATTTTAGAGCTTGAACCGGAGGACTTTTACACAATTGTTGGACACCACGAGGAGAACCTTAAAAAGCTTGCAGAGATACTCAACGTAAGGTTAGGTTCCCGCGGAAACGAGATAATGATAAACGGGAGCTCCGAGGGCGAGGAGAAGGCAAGGAAATTTCTAAAGGACTTAGAAGGACTTGTAAAGTCAGGCCATAAGCTTACGAAGTCAGACGTTGATATGTACATTACCCAGCTCTCTGCAAGGAAGGAACCAAGGATTAAGGAATCTGCAGGAGAAGTAATAGTAACAACCTACCGTGGAAAGAGGATTGTTGCAAAAACCCCTACACAGAGGAGGTACTACGAAGCAATAAAGAACAACGACATAGTTTTCGGTGTAGGACCTGCAGGAACGGGAAAGACCTACTTAGCAGTAGCAATGGCAGTCTCCTACTTTAAAAAGGGGCTTATTAACCGCCTTATTCTCACAAGGCCTGCAGTAGAGGCCGGAGAGAAGTTGGGCTTCCTACCGGGAACCCTTCAGGAAAAGATAGACCCTTACCTTAAACCGCTCTACGATGCCCTCTTTGAAATGATAGAGCCTGAGAAGGTCAATTCGTACCTTGAGAGGAACATTTTTGAAATAGCCCCTCTTGCCTACATGAGGGGAAGGACTCTGAACGATGCCTTTATCATTCTCGATGAAGCTCAAAATACTACAAGGGAACAGATGAAGATGTTTTTAACGAGGTTAGGATTTGGTTCTAAGGTTGTGATAACTGGAGACGTTACACAGATTGACCTTCCATCAAATAAGACATCTGGACTTGTCGAAGCTACGAGGATTTTAAGGGGTATAAAGGGAATAGAGATTGTTGAATTCTCAAGGGAAGACGTTGTGAGACACAGACTGGTTCAGGAGATTATAAAGGCCTATGAAGAGTTTGAGTCAAGAAAGGAAGAATAG
- a CDS encoding mechanosensitive ion channel family protein gives MKLEVNVYLPVLLYVVVLIISIISEVLIRKFISNKFEKTVVDVTLLVLFSLILFFLGWNLSESLTNWNYRELFKDTAVLISSLYMVRAVHILSQRKVIKYIPYLTFLIAYVLSLIYIFSPNLSDFYLTLILKLRKLFVSLGVIIIFLEFCSAVKSEKNRRILRISGLFTLITIFTMWIFNYLTFSSQTIVGVAIVLILTSLLILVYSKLIPKLSEFLQNKISDRDVEVVESNLKLLSFVIYIILFIKSLSNFSNLYKVINKLYLIYIIKTDLIKISLGNILNVLILGLILFSLLNVGKKLIKLTFPKERREVEGGSAEALIFNLGVLFNLIILLSALGITWKVLLPIAGTLGVGIGFGLQTIMNNYISGFILLFSKKLKVGDIIELPSISVSTLGREVPSVFGKVSDIGILSTIVRTNDGVEISIPNSSFINSPIVNFSFRDPYVRMKIPVGVSYSSDPLKVKEILSSVIEEIPHVVKFLPKSVRFEELGDSAIVFTAIFWIDVRKHIRVRDVVSEFYYRAWYKLKESGIEIPFSQRDVWFRNPLKVEVENLKEEEN, from the coding sequence TTGAAGTTGGAAGTTAACGTTTATCTACCTGTTCTCCTTTACGTTGTAGTTCTTATTATTTCAATTATTTCTGAAGTTTTAATTAGGAAATTCATCAGTAATAAGTTTGAGAAAACAGTAGTTGATGTAACTCTGCTCGTTCTATTTTCCCTAATTCTCTTTTTCCTTGGATGGAATCTCTCTGAAAGTTTAACAAACTGGAATTACAGGGAATTATTCAAGGATACTGCTGTATTGATTTCCTCCCTCTATATGGTAAGGGCTGTTCATATTCTTTCTCAAAGAAAAGTTATTAAGTATATTCCTTATCTAACTTTTCTAATTGCTTACGTTTTATCCTTGATTTATATATTTTCGCCCAATCTTTCAGACTTCTATTTAACACTGATATTAAAGTTAAGGAAGTTATTTGTGTCGCTTGGAGTCATTATAATATTTTTGGAATTCTGCTCTGCAGTAAAATCTGAAAAAAATAGAAGAATACTTAGAATATCGGGTTTATTTACCTTAATAACAATTTTCACTATGTGGATTTTTAATTATTTAACATTCAGTTCTCAAACAATAGTTGGTGTAGCAATAGTTTTAATACTTACTTCATTACTAATTTTAGTATATTCAAAGTTAATACCTAAACTTAGTGAATTTCTGCAGAATAAAATCTCAGATAGAGATGTAGAAGTAGTCGAATCAAACTTAAAGTTGTTATCTTTTGTGATTTACATTATTTTGTTTATTAAATCACTATCTAATTTTTCCAACTTATATAAAGTTATCAATAAGCTCTACTTGATTTACATAATAAAAACAGATTTAATAAAGATATCCCTCGGAAATATTTTAAACGTCTTAATTTTAGGGTTGATTCTCTTCTCTCTTCTAAATGTAGGGAAGAAACTCATAAAACTAACATTTCCTAAGGAGAGGAGGGAGGTAGAGGGAGGTTCAGCAGAAGCATTGATATTCAACTTAGGTGTTCTATTCAATTTAATTATTTTGCTTTCAGCATTAGGAATAACCTGGAAGGTTCTCCTTCCAATAGCTGGAACTTTAGGTGTTGGCATTGGGTTTGGCCTTCAAACAATAATGAACAACTACATTAGTGGTTTTATACTCCTGTTCAGCAAAAAGTTAAAGGTTGGAGATATTATAGAGCTCCCCTCAATATCGGTGTCTACGCTTGGAAGGGAGGTTCCGAGTGTTTTTGGAAAGGTAAGCGATATAGGAATACTTTCAACAATCGTAAGGACGAACGATGGAGTTGAAATTTCCATCCCAAACTCATCATTTATAAACTCACCCATAGTAAATTTCTCCTTTAGAGACCCGTACGTTAGAATGAAAATTCCCGTTGGTGTTTCGTACTCCTCAGACCCCTTAAAAGTTAAGGAGATACTTTCCTCTGTAATTGAGGAAATTCCACACGTGGTCAAATTTCTCCCTAAGAGTGTAAGATTTGAGGAATTGGGAGATAGTGCAATTGTTTTTACAGCAATTTTCTGGATAGATGTAAGAAAACACATAAGAGTAAGAGATGTTGTAAGTGAGTTTTACTACAGAGCTTGGTATAAATTGAAGGAGAGCGGAATAGAGATTCCATTTTCTCAGAGGGATGTTTGGTTTAGAAACCCTCTAAAGGTTGAGGTTGAAAACTTAAAAGAGGAGGAGAATTGA
- a CDS encoding DHH family phosphoesterase has protein sequence MKLNRKETAELIKAMEGDILITTHKNPDGDAVGSSLGWYNFLKKLGKSVKIVYRDRIPYFFDYLPNVNEVEVAEEIRREFDWVIITDVSEPKRTGFEEIPAKRSLVIDHHITAEPFTNYFIVEPDISSTCELSYYIMKLISEELIDRSVALPIYTGILTDTGSFNYSNTSLDTHLVAAELLKKGVEPYTVYTSIFERNRINRYKLLELVLKTLKFALDQRVAHITLFRKFLEETGAYPEESEGFINYPRSIDGVEVAVFFKEIEENFWKVSLRSKGKINVAEVAKNLGGGGHRMAAGYEKRGSIDKVKEELFKELELAFEKEYYESIS, from the coding sequence ATGAAGTTAAATAGAAAGGAAACGGCAGAGCTTATAAAAGCTATGGAAGGTGACATTCTCATAACAACCCATAAAAATCCAGATGGTGATGCCGTTGGAAGCTCGTTGGGCTGGTACAACTTCTTAAAGAAGTTGGGAAAGAGTGTAAAAATTGTTTACAGGGATAGAATCCCCTACTTCTTTGACTACCTTCCAAATGTTAACGAAGTAGAAGTGGCTGAAGAAATAAGGAGGGAGTTTGACTGGGTAATAATAACCGACGTTTCTGAGCCTAAAAGAACGGGATTCGAGGAAATACCTGCCAAGAGGTCGCTCGTTATAGACCACCACATAACTGCAGAGCCCTTTACAAACTATTTCATTGTTGAGCCAGATATATCAAGTACGTGTGAGCTCTCATACTACATAATGAAGCTTATTTCTGAGGAGCTTATAGACAGGAGTGTTGCACTTCCCATATACACTGGAATCTTAACCGATACCGGCAGCTTTAACTATTCAAACACTTCACTTGATACTCACTTGGTGGCAGCAGAACTTCTAAAAAAGGGAGTTGAGCCCTATACAGTCTATACAAGCATCTTTGAAAGAAACAGGATTAACAGGTACAAGCTCTTAGAACTTGTTCTTAAAACTCTAAAGTTTGCCCTTGACCAAAGAGTGGCCCATATAACACTCTTCAGGAAATTTTTGGAGGAAACAGGAGCGTATCCTGAGGAGTCTGAGGGGTTTATAAACTATCCGAGGTCAATAGATGGTGTTGAGGTGGCAGTCTTTTTTAAGGAAATTGAGGAAAACTTCTGGAAGGTTTCGTTAAGGTCAAAAGGGAAGATAAACGTAGCTGAAGTAGCCAAGAACTTGGGAGGTGGTGGCCACAGGATGGCTGCCGGTTATGAGAAAAGGGGGAGTATAGACAAGGTGAAGGAGGAGCTCTTTAAGGAGCTTGAACTGGCCTTTGAAAAGGAGTACTACGAAAGTATCTCTTAG
- a CDS encoding radical SAM protein, with product MKYVFGPVFSRRLGFSLGVDLVPFKVCSMDCLYCEVGATTEKTLNRAEYVPFDEVKSELSEFLKGNPDIDYITFSGYGEPTLFSRLGDLVKWIKDEFPQFKLALLTNSSLLHRDDVINDVREIDLILPSLDAATDETFKKLNRPVSGLTVNRVVEGILRLKSETESKIWLETLFVRGINDKKEEVERLGELVYKISPDKWHLNTVVRPPAYGVEGLSYEELSEIAKTVNYPNTEIIAKSVAKKRKMPVNELREEIYQIVVRRPCPVDEIADALGVLKEEVESIVEKLEEEGKVKTVFYGGEPYVKGISG from the coding sequence ATGAAATACGTCTTTGGACCTGTATTTTCCAGGAGGTTAGGATTTTCGTTAGGAGTAGACCTCGTTCCCTTCAAAGTCTGCAGTATGGACTGCCTGTACTGTGAAGTTGGAGCCACAACCGAGAAGACGTTAAACAGGGCTGAGTACGTTCCATTCGATGAAGTTAAGTCAGAACTTTCGGAATTCCTGAAGGGAAATCCTGACATAGACTATATAACATTCTCAGGTTATGGAGAACCTACTCTCTTTTCAAGGTTGGGAGATCTGGTTAAGTGGATAAAGGACGAGTTTCCCCAGTTTAAATTAGCACTTTTAACAAACAGTTCCCTTCTTCATAGGGACGATGTTATAAACGACGTTAGGGAAATCGATTTAATTCTTCCCTCACTTGATGCTGCAACTGATGAAACGTTTAAAAAGTTGAACAGACCTGTTTCTGGATTAACTGTGAACAGAGTAGTTGAGGGAATTTTGAGATTAAAGAGTGAAACAGAATCAAAAATATGGTTAGAAACTCTATTTGTAAGGGGAATAAACGATAAAAAGGAAGAAGTTGAAAGGTTAGGAGAGTTGGTCTATAAAATTTCCCCCGATAAGTGGCATTTAAACACGGTGGTAAGGCCTCCGGCTTACGGAGTAGAGGGGCTATCGTACGAGGAGCTCTCCGAGATAGCCAAAACAGTTAACTATCCAAACACAGAAATCATTGCAAAGTCTGTTGCTAAGAAGAGAAAAATGCCGGTAAATGAACTTAGAGAGGAGATTTATCAAATAGTTGTAAGGAGGCCGTGTCCCGTTGATGAAATTGCTGATGCCTTAGGAGTCCTGAAGGAAGAGGTTGAAAGTATAGTTGAAAAATTGGAAGAGGAAGGGAAAGTCAAGACTGTTTTCTACGGAGGAGAACCATACGTAAAGGGTATTTCTGGTTAG